AGTATATTATAGTTGTTTCGTATATTTACATTTGCTGATGCTGTTCAACTCCTATCGCTAGAGCTCAATTTGCAAGCTTGCTGATGAATGCTGGCCCGAACTTTGTTGACCCTAGGGGAAAACTGCTTCCACGGGCATTTGATTTGTTAGGTAACCTTTTCATCATCTTATCTTATCTAGTCTCCACTTTGTATACTCTGCTACTACTTATCTACCTATTTTTTGCGCAGGGCTCTATGCAACATTCATATTTCAGAAGCCTGACCCAGACCTTGAACCTCCTCTATCGACCCCAATACCTTTTGAGAATTCTAATGATAACGATGAGGCAAGCGTCTTTTTCTTGTCTTATCTCACTTACAGTATACAACTAATTTGAACTTTCCTTCCACTTGAGAAAAGAGTACGGGAATTGGCTTTAGTATAGACGTTATATTTAGAAATCCGTATTGAGTTTGTGACACAACAGTTGCTTCAGTCTTAAGCTCCCTGCTTGCTCATTGTATTTGGTCCATTTACAGAGAGAATTTCCGATGGTCACTGACACAAGGGCACCTTCAGAAGATTCATCGCAAGGACTTGGGAAAATTAGTGAGCAAAAGGGAATATTGGGACCTGGCCCTGCTGATCTACGTTTCTCAGAGGCAATTTGACTCCTCTTTTCTATGAATAACTGGGCTGCTAGGCCATTGTGTGAGGTGGTATTGTGAAAGTTGTGTATTATACTAGTCAAGCAAATGAGATAAAACATGTGTTTGGGGTTTGTTACAGGATCAGATCTAACTTTATCCATGTCATTTAACAAACATTAGatcagtttttttctttaaaaaaaaaaaaataattcgtTCAATATTCAACAAACAAACACATTCATAGGGTTTTTCTTTACTTCCATGGTTTGAACACAAAATGAGATAAGGATCTTTAAATCTTGCAGAAGAGACAGCTTCTCCCCTGTAAGAGAACAAGAGACACAGCAGTACAGTTTAACTCAATCGGAGTCGGAGTCATGCCTCCTCTTCCTatccttcttctctttcttgtgCTTCTTCCTGTCATCTGAATCACGACTGTGTCGCTTTTCATGCCTCTCACGTTTCTCGCGCTTTTCATGTTTTTCACGCCTTTCATGTCTCTCTTCCCTATCTCTCTTCGCAGGTTTCCTTTCCTCGTGCTTATCCTTCTCTTGGTTCCTCTCAGTATCATTTGGTACATCTTCAACAGTTTTGATCGCTGGAGCATTTGCTGGCAAACGTGCTGGCCCTGCTTCTTCTGTCTGAGAGGGTGGTGCAAGGGTGCTAGGATCTTCCCAAGGTCGTGGTGTCCTGTAAAGAGTTGCAGAAAGAAATTTGAGATGAGGAAACTACTAGTACAGCAAAAACACACCAAAACATCAACAAgagtttgagtttttttttaaagaagtaGAGATGATCacacagaaaaaaaacaagaacttaCTTTGCGTAGCCAATGCCGTGAACCCAAACTGCATCAGCCTTCCCTGCACCCAGGTCCTCGGCTGTTGAACCTCTTTTGATAAGTTCAGTATACTCTTGCTTGTCAAGGCGATTTCCTTGTGGTCTTGTAGAGGACTTTGGTGCCAAGCCCAGAGCCTCCCTCATGGCTTGTTCCTCTTGTTCCTTAACTCTTTGAATCTCCTCTTTCATAGCATCCGTGTTGGAACCcccttgtttcttatctctagCATACCAGTTAAGATCTTTACCTGTTGAGTCCGCAGAGAAATGGAATGTCAGTATAAAGTTATACATTGAAGATACAAAAATCTATTAGCTAGAAAGGACAAGAATCCATGAATAAATATGCTCAAATTCTTCAAAGGCATTgaattttatcaaaagaaaaataaaagtaatagtTTAACGATGAAATTGTAGGGAGAACACCAAATTCTTCTGAATGCAAAGTGACAAAAAGACACAGAAGCAGAGAAAACGGTTTGGCTCATTCATGACCATAAGAGCTGCATGCAGACAACCCCCATGTATCTTAGCCACCATATATACATACGCCTCTGAACTCATGAAGTGTTGAGACGCTTTACATTCCACCACATATTAATTGGGAGCTAATTTTACAGAGTTAGAGAAGGCACAGAAAGAGCTAATAAGATCAAGGATTTCAAATGTGTTTAGAGCTACGACAATGCTTTCTTGCATATACACATATGGTTCTATGTctaccaacaagaacactgatACCAGAAACTAGCAAACAAGTTATCCAATACGATTACAGTTGACAAGACTAGTATTCCGTAAGCCAAACAAGAGGATCAAGCATAGTGTCGAGATGACAAGTTAACTTACAAGACCAAGCAAGCAACTTTGTAAAATCAAAGAAACAGGAAAAGGAGGGaataagagagaaaaagaagaacctTTTTGCCATCGTCCAACAGGGGCCTTGACACTGTGACCCAGGTAGTTCTCCCTATGTTTATCAGCCTTCACTTCATCCCAACTGAACTCTGCACATTTCATAAACAAACGTAACCTCTTTAGTAACACAAGTCTTCATCATTCACAATCATTTTATAAGCAGCTCATCATGTTCTAGAACTAGCCAATTTCACTAGTACTATGCCAACGCTTCTTAATCAAACTCATGTAAAATTGATTATACCCAATTTTACATCTTCAAACCCTAGATCGTTCTCAAAACGAATATCACAAGAAAGAAGAGCAGAGAAGATGGACGAAATTGAGTTGGAAGGTACACGAAAACCCTAAGAACTTTCTTgtaagaagaagagaagcaaagatccgaaacaaaatatataaaaaaagggAAACTTACGATCTCGACCACCACGAACACCGCCTCTCGTCGGATGATACATGGAAAGTTGCAAACTTTTCTGGGTTCAACGATCCCAAAAAGCTTCAGCTTTGATGAATATCGTCTATGAATCGagtttcttttttgtttgtatataaattaaaaaaaaaaaaaagaacatgaaaATTGAGGACGGtccgattgattgattgattggtcTGAATCTAAAAACACCGATGATTCTCGAAGTATAATTAATGGGCCTTCTAATTCATCTTGGACTTTCGGGCCCATTTAAGTTTTTAATACAAACAAAACTGGAAAGGACACGTGCGGCACGTGTCGTCGTGTAGAAGAAAGAGAGGAGAAGTGACCACCAGAAGATTTGTATCCTTAAAAATCCGACGATTCAGAACCCTAAGCGGTGGATCCTCAACAACTATGGCTGAACAACCACAGCAGCAGCGAGAATCCGATTCTTCCCCTCCTCAGCTGAAGTTACCTTCTTTCGTCGTTAACTtgttcccctttctccaacccAAGTCTCCTTCTCCCGCTAACGGCGCCGATGGTGCTCCTAAACCCGCGGGAGGAGTCGCCAAGGACAAGGAGACTCAGAACTCGACGGTTACTTTCCCTTACAATCCTCCCAAGAACGCAGAGCCTCTCAAGCTTGAAGCCGAACCTAGCTCCGGAAGCACTTCTAACTCCCTCGTCATTTGGCAGGTATTTTAAGATGTTCTTAGATGAACAATCATATCGAAGAATTGTTATTTCATTGGGAGCTTTTGTCCTTGGCTTTACTTTAAGGATTACTTAGATGAGCAATCATGGGAGTGTTGCTGTTTTATTGCGAGCTTTGTCCATGGTAGGACCATGGCTGTTTGTTGATGATTGattgtctctttgtttctgtCTATTGTTAAAGTCCTTTGAAACTTCTTTGAATTTCTCTTTACGCACTTCTGTCTGCTTGTCTTCTTGtctgaaaagtaaaaaaaagcaGTTGATTTCTCGATTTGTACAAGTGACGACCGTTTTtgcaacgttttttttttttatttgtttcattcAGTTGCAGACAGTGGTGCTACATTGAACTTTGAAGTTGACTACAGTTTTTTGTTTTGCTCCTGCATCTATAGTATGCATTAGAGGACCTTGGCATCACTTGTATGAGTTACGGACTACTTTGTCTTCTTCGACATTTGCATAACTTCGTAGAAGAAACGCCCTACTTGTGCTCACTTGTTTTTGTCTTCTTCGTTTTATGCATTAATCTGTGTTCTGATTTTGTTCATAGCCTGCAAAAAAAGTTGAGAACTTGGTTGCtttcaaaactatatttttcaGGTATATGCACTTGGAGGGTTTCTGGTCCTGAAGTGGGCTTGGGCGAGATGGAATGAGAGGAACGCCACAAGTGACAAAAAGGAGGATGATGATGCTGATGATCAAGCTCCTCATCCGGAAGATGATTGATGATGAAGGCTGCTAGTCATATTTGCACGACGACGATGAATCTGTTGCCCCCATTTTGGTTCTGTATAGCAAAAACTCCCTTTCAGATTTTCTTATATTCCCATTGTATCTACTCAAGACTGTCTTGAGTTCCTTCTACTTCTGTAATGACACTACTTTTCTCCTCTCCCaatgcagtttttttttctcttttccacTGATAAAACGTCATCTTCTTGTCTTATATTCTTCTTTTAGATGCCACAATTTTGATGGTAACACGTTCATGGATGTTGTTTGTGTCACCTTGGTCTGAACCGCTAGATTTGTCCACACGATTTAAGGCTTGATAAGTGTAATAAGCGAAACCAACTCAGGATAGGATTCGAAGAGAAGAACTAGTACAAAAAACAGAAgttaaaaataacaatcaatgtCATCTACTTACAACGCTATGAATCACTCACATACATACACCTTTTGCATCTTCTTTACagtattttgttttaacttttgtttCTAACAAATTCACACAAAGCTGGTTTGGTCTCTACACGCATTGTATACAACACACTAAGGTTCAACATATGATATTGCAGCTTTGAACACAAAAAACACAACAGAATCATACTCGCCTAAACAAGCCGTCAGCTGGACCTGAACCACCACCACTAGGAGGCAACCCAACCGCACGTGTGTAATAAGGAGTCGAATACATTTCTCTACTACGCAGAACTGAATCAGGATACAAGCTTCGAGTAGGTGTCACGTGAGTATATGTACTCACTTGTCTATCTAAGTTGAGGCTAGTTGAGAATGATAGTTGGTTACCTCCAAAACCAGAGATGACGCTGCCTGAAACACTTGGTGTGGCTTTATAATGTCTAGATTCTTGAGTATCTTCCCTGAAGCCTGCATATAGTTTTAGTCCACCAATGTACGGAGTGATCAGAGGACGCTCATCCGTTGACAAAGGAGGACTCGTGTCAGGTGTATGGCTAATCAGAGCTTTCTGAGTACTCGAAGAAGCTAGAATGCTGTTCTTCGTTGATGCATCAGGTGAAAAATCAGTGGGTACTCGGAAAAGTCCAGCACATCCAACAGGAAACTCTACCATGGACCCGGTGTTGGAAGCAGGGAGAGATGACTTGGAACCAGGTGCTGCCTCTATGGATAATGCGTATGAACCTGGCGTTGAAGGATATGAGCTTTCAGATTGATACTCAGGTTTTCTGGTATGTAGGCTATTGACTTTCTCTTGCAGAGACAGCTTAGCTTGCTGCAGCGCAGTGAGCACTGTCTCACAATTATCAGACTTCTCCTTTGACGCTGGAACTAAAGGGTAATCTACTTTCTGGAAGGTAGTAGTGGCATTACTACGAAAGGAGCTACCTCTCGAGTTTGGCTGAATAGTTGATGAAGAGTGCTGGGAGATACCTTGAGAGCTCTGTGAATGAGAAGACTCACTTTTAGGACTCTCAGGTATTTGTTTTCCTTTGTCTCCTGAAGGAAATGCATCTTGTTCCATAGATTTGGTTCCGCAACTTTTGCAGCACTTATCAGATGATGATGTTACTGAATGATCAGGCGAACCTTGGTCAGCTTCGTTGGCTACTAGTGTGGAATCTTGAACCTGAGTTTGTGTTTTTTCCCCATTACTTTCATCCGTCACATCTGAATGGTTCCCTACGTCACATGAATCCTGCAAAAGATTAGAAAAGAGATAAGATATCAAGATCTTTGTAAAGGTCATAGCCTAAGCTCTGAGACACAAGGCATATACCAGGGCAGATAATTTAGAATCAGTGAACTCTTTCTCCCACTGCTTTTGAGTCTCTTCCATATCTTCAAAAGAACCTATAACTTGTGCACGTTTTGCCAACGCTCTCTCTAAGTTGATGTCCATGCTGTCTCTCTTCTCTAAAACATTCTGCAAACTTTCGTCTCCTTTCATAACAACAACATCAACCACAGTTCTGGATGACTCTTCACTCGCGTTGGGAACCACTTCAGTATCAACAATTGCATTTCCATCTCCCTTGTGATCTTCAGATACAGTTCTGGAAAGTTAAAGAAACGTTGGTTGCTTTAACACacaacatataaaaagcaaGTTTTACAATAGAGATTCATCAGACCTTGATTCGCTGCGTTTTATCTGTCGACAAGACCTTCCTTGGCGGTGTCTTGGACGCCAGATATAAGCAGAGTCGAAACCTCTCTGTCTCCTATCACGCGGTTCCTTGGCCTTGTCTGAAGAAGCTGCTTCTCTCCTGCGCCCTTTCCAGGACAGGCTTTTGCCAGACACTGCAAAAGAATAATACATTCTCTGATGCTGAGGAACTGCTCCATCTCAATTCAGATAGAAACGCTTACCTGAACTCGCCTGAGAGTAGCTTTCTTGATCAGAGGTTGAATCATAACCGTCCGAGACATCATTAAACCCATTTTCTGCAAGGATGGCAAGGACATCAGCAGTTGCTTGTTCTGCCTTCTTTCTCTGTAAAGACGCAATCTTTAGCTGTTCCTCCAGCTCTGCCACCTAAAGATCACAACATGAAGATAACACTAAGGCTAGGAATGGTGCAAATTagcaaaaaagagagagacaatACTTTGTCAGCGAGGCCATCAAGCTTAGCTCTTGCGCTCTTGGAAACAGCTCTTTCAGCAAGTAAACGCGCGCGGAGAAACTCAATGGTCATTGAAGTAGGATCTTGTGCGTCTGAATCATTACACCTGATCAGTCAAATGAGGTGCAGATCAATCAGGTTTCTTAAAATGTGATTCGATTGCAGAAGATTCAAGTCAATATGGTCGTTGACAAACTTGTAAGTAAAGAACCAAAAAACAGAGACGATTGAATTTGGAAAAAACAGACAGAAGAGAACAAGTATTACCGATGATGATCCAACTTGTCTTGATGAGCCATcaccaaaaaagaagaagatccaaagttCTGTTATAGTTTCGATCTCGAAGACTTTATGCTGCGTAGAGCCTGCGGTGAGAAGCCgtccctctttctctctcttaatAAATTAACTTGAGGAGTCAACAATCAAAGGTTTTAATTTCTATTTAAGTATGTTTCTGTGTTCTCATTGGCTCTGaatgataaattaattaataaagatgATGATAATTTATCACGGAATgatgaaatatataattaaaatatacatactGAAAAATTGCGGAATGAGTTTTTGTATGATTAAATAGGTCTTACATAATATTTAGACAaagtaataaattattaatattctgTTTAAAAAGAAGTTTTTCTAGAGTTTTAcgcatattaaaatataaaaaatatttataataactataatatttattttctatgtaGTTTCCAATAACTATcagcaataaaatttaatctatttaaataattttcagttAATGTTTCTTTAAAGCATCCAATtaacattaattaataagaagaaaaaaatcttttgaaaatttgtagagtaaaaaaaaattcttaaaaaatttaCGGGAACAAAGGaaataatatttatctatatGTTTAGAATATTatactatataattaaataatttaaacttgatttcaaaaaattaattaacatatatttttatatttaatggaATTTTTATATTCTCATTAAACAAAAACATAGACTTCACTTTGTATTttaattctaaaaattatagTAATGAATTTGAGCTTTAACATCCAATTTTGCTTTTTCGAAACTTATCGGACAAGAGTTTTGATTCGTGATATGTAGTATTAATGCTGAATAtctaatatacaaaaaaagttCAATCTTGCCTCTAAGACTATCAATGTGATACTTTTATTCCAACCAATAAAAATAGTTAGTTATCCATTTCTAATCTATAACATTTCATCGATTTTTGACACCCTTACGACCTTATTCTTTTAAGCTTCTCGCGGCCTCCATTTCTGTCTTCATCTTTGCTGTCTTTGAGCTTATCTCCCTTACACTAGCTACAATTGTTATTGCATTCTTCATATCACATACAACAACTCCAAGAATCGCTATTACACAAAAATACacacccatatatatatatatgtccgCCATAAAAACCCTTAACAATACTGTATCCATGGGCAGATACTATTTCTAGGGTCTTAACTATATTATGATAACTAGTGGTTGGTCTGCGATTCGTACGAAAATGTTATCTTTTTGTATGTAGAGTGGCTATTTTAGTTGGTTAAAGATGTTGTTGATTTCTGTTTATGAAACTTACGTTGATGAATATTTCTAGATATAAAGTTGTCGTGTTTAGGATGTTATGACCGTCTAATTTGTCTAATTTGTGATGTTATGATCGTCTAATTTAACTAATTCGTGAttgtatattgttttaattaattaaatagttACATGTTTTATTTGAATGGATACAATAACTTTAATATCTtgtttatattatgaaaacaataaaaatcatTATTGCTTTTATgtaattgttttatttgttagtttttgttgttggttgctattttttttaattaagtataatttttttgttgtaatttcTCTTAGTATCTTATTAACCTCCCTTAACTTGAGCTTgataatcaaaaggaaaaaaaaattgtgagatTTGctcttttaatttttggttgAACTTATTTTGATTGAACATGATTGGAGGAGGGGTAATGGTATATGTATCAAGATAGCGGGTTACCCTTTGGTTTTATGGACGTTTCCTGAATATTCATTCTATTTTCTTCTTCCACCATTCACATGTTGGTTGTGAAGAAATTTTCACTATTTTGCTTTCGAGTTGTGTGGCTCAGAGTTTTTGAAGTGATAGTCTCTATGGAAAGTATAAACAAAAGATTCTTCTCAAGGGGCGCTTGTGTATAACAATTTACTTTTCTGATTACAAATACAACTAAATTGACTAAACTGGAATGTGATTGATTCTTCAAAGTGAAACTTTATGGAAAGATCTGAGTTAATATTTCTACATTTAATCTGAATAATTACATTTTAGTAATACTAAAAGGACTGAACTTAGGTTCATCCCCTAgcgtgaacctttaaattcactccactctttagcaccaatCAAATTTCCAcgtagattattaattaaaaaacattaaattaaataaaaaatagctacaaaaaataaaaaatttaattttaactacGCTAACGCTTccacgtaaaccctaaaccctaaatattaaattcaaaaccccataccctaaattctaaacccaaatccaaacccctaaacccaaaacctataccctataccttaaaccctaatcatagaccctaaacccaaattatataccataaacccaaaaactagactataaacctaaactctataccctaaactcaagtcctagaccctaaacccaaaccgtaaaccttaaacccaaattatataccctaaacccaaaactttaaccataagtccaaacggtaaatcttaaacccaaaccgtaaatcttaaacccaaacccaaaacttataccctaaatccaaatcctagacctaaaacccaaacggtaaaccctaaacccaaaccccaaacttagatgctatagggtttgggttaaggtttaagtttagggtctaagacttgggtttagggtatagggtttataggtttatagtctatttttggggtttaaagtatataatttggatttagggtataggattagggtttagggtttagggtatagggtttgggtttagggtctaggattagggtataagatatagggtttaggtttagggtctaggattagggtttagggtttaggattagggtttagggtatagggtttgggtttaggtgTTTGGacttgggtttagaatttagggtataaggttttgaatttaagatttagggtttagggtttatgtgtaagcgttagcgtcgttaaaattagtattttttattttttatagctattttttgtttaatttaatattttttaattaataatctatgtggaAATTTAATTGGTGCTAAAGGGTGGGGTGAATTTAACCTA
The window above is part of the Brassica napus cultivar Da-Ae chromosome C8, Da-Ae, whole genome shotgun sequence genome. Proteins encoded here:
- the LOC106367838 gene encoding multiple myeloma tumor-associated protein 2 homolog encodes the protein MYHPTRGGVRGGRDQFSWDEVKADKHRENYLGHSVKAPVGRWQKGKDLNWYARDKKQGGSNTDAMKEEIQRVKEQEEQAMREALGLAPKSSTRPQGNRLDKQEYTELIKRGSTAEDLGAGKADAVWVHGIGYAKTPRPWEDPSTLAPPSQTEEAGPARLPANAPAIKTVEDVPNDTERNQEKDKHEERKPAKRDREERHERREKHEKREKRERHEKRHSRDSDDRKKHKKEKKDRKRRHDSDSD
- the BNAC08G23540D gene encoding uncharacterized protein BNAC08G23540D, with the translated sequence MAEQPQQQRESDSSPPQLKLPSFVVNLFPFLQPKSPSPANGADGAPKPAGGVAKDKETQNSTVTFPYNPPKNAEPLKLEAEPSSGSTSNSLVIWQVYALGGFLVLKWAWARWNERNATSDKKEDDDADDQAPHPEDD
- the BNAC08G23550D gene encoding uncharacterized protein BNAC08G23550D; translation: MAHQDKLDHHRCNDSDAQDPTSMTIEFLRARLLAERAVSKSARAKLDGLADKVAELEEQLKIASLQRKKAEQATADVLAILAENGFNDVSDGYDSTSDQESYSQASSVSGKSLSWKGRRREAASSDKAKEPRDRRQRGFDSAYIWRPRHRQGRSCRQIKRSESRTVSEDHKGDGNAIVDTEVVPNASEESSRTVVDVVVMKGDESLQNVLEKRDSMDINLERALAKRAQVIGSFEDMEETQKQWEKEFTDSKLSALDSCDVGNHSDVTDESNGEKTQTQVQDSTLVANEADQGSPDHSVTSSSDKCCKSCGTKSMEQDAFPSGDKGKQIPESPKSESSHSQSSQGISQHSSSTIQPNSRGSSFRSNATTTFQKVDYPLVPASKEKSDNCETVLTALQQAKLSLQEKVNSLHTRKPEYQSESSYPSTPGSYALSIEAAPGSKSSLPASNTGSMVEFPVGCAGLFRVPTDFSPDASTKNSILASSSTQKALISHTPDTSPPLSTDERPLITPYIGGLKLYAGFREDTQESRHYKATPSVSGSVISGFGGNQLSFSTSLNLDRQVSTYTHVTPTRSLYPDSVLRSREMYSTPYYTRAVGLPPSGGGSGPADGLFRRV